Proteins from one Mycteria americana isolate JAX WOST 10 ecotype Jacksonville Zoo and Gardens chromosome 1, USCA_MyAme_1.0, whole genome shotgun sequence genomic window:
- the TSC22D1 gene encoding TSC22 domain family protein 1 isoform X2, with translation MAHPAMFPRRGSSSSSGSSCVTAPTAPGTGVGSAALSAEDYQPPLLVQPPPPSPAASSSAGPQPTPPPPQSLNLLSQSQLQPQPLAQTGAQMKKKSGFQITSVTPAQISASMSSNNSIAEDTESYDDLDESHTEDLSSSEILDVSLSRATDLGEPERSSSEETLNNFQEAETPGAVSPNQPHLPQQHAPLPHHPQQSVVINGSVHPHHVHHHHHLHHHHHGHHHPSHPGVGSAPISGGPPPSPSFRKLSTTGSSDNVISTAPVSAASSTGSPASVVSNIRTTSTPGNLGVSPATGTSTLNNMGGGSSSVASGMLGTINLGNITSTGNVNALSGTSSNVNVNILSGVGNGTSASSSVINNVTNPTAGMAVGSSQQQPASGTSRFRVVKLDSSSEPFKKGRWTCTEFYDKENTVAVSEGVAVNKAVETIKQNPLEVTSERESTSGSSVSSNVSTLSHYTESVGSGEIGAPTVVQQQAFQGVGPQQMDFSSAAPPAIPASSIPQSVSQSQLAQVQLHSQEVNYPQQKPGVQPPAQASLTTVTGVQPAPVNILGVSPSLGHQQPAIQSMAQQQLPYSQPAQPVQTLPVVQQQQLQYGQQQQQQQQQTVPTQMAAGHVKPVNQNSVTGAMPDYIQHQQILQTPAPAMQPSSTGVGAGQPVPVAQAQSMQPSVQAHPAAAPAQPVAHAPAAIPGVGTSGQMLNVGQQGSVAAVVQPPSAANQIPPPVMPSTAAPPSSQVVQPVQTGIMQQGLQASASGLPQQMVIAQQNTLLPVQPQAQGVESVVQGMTGQQLPAVSPIPSASAVPAPSQAGSAVPPGIPSASIGLGQPQNIAQASAVQNGNLAQSVSQPPLISTSIGMPVAQSVPQQIPLSSTQFPAQSLAQSVVSQIEDGRRPTEPSLVGLPQAASGESGVGASAVSDGGSSSMPSSASLFPLKVLPLTTPLVDGEDESSSGASVVAIDNKIEQAMDLVKSHLMYAVREEVEVLKEQIKELIEKNSQLEQENTLLKTLASPEQLAQFQAQLQTGSPPSSSQSQGTTQQPAQPASQGSGPSA, from the coding sequence ATGGCGCACCCGGCAATGTTTCCTAGAAGgggcagcagcagtagcagcggcagcagctgcgTTACTGCTCCCACTGCACCAGGTACCGGCGTTGGGAGCGCTGCCCTCTCCGCCGAGGATTATCAGCCGCCTTTGCTGGTCCAGCCGCCgcctccatctcctgcagcatcTTCATCGGCGGGTCCACAGCCGACACCCCCTCCTCCACAAAGCCTGAACCTCCTCTCGCAGTCTCAGCTCCAGCCACAGCCTCTTGCACAGACTGGAgctcaaatgaaaaagaaaagtggcTTCCAAATTACCAGTGTGACCCCTGCTCAAATATCAGCTAGCATGAGCTCTAATAACAGCATAGCTGAGGATACAGAAAGCTACGATGACCTGGATGAGTCCCACACTGAAGACCTGTCGTCTTCAGAAATCTTGGATGTTTCTTTATCCAGGGCCACTGACTTGGGAGAACCTGAGAGGAGCTCCTCTGAAGAGACTTTAAATAACTTCCAAGAGGCAGAGACTCCTGGGGCTGTTTCTCCAAACCAGCCTCATCTTCCTCAGCAGCACGCTCCTCTGCCTCATCACCCACAGCAGAGTGTTGTGATCAACGGAAGTGTTCACCCCCATCATgttcatcaccaccaccatcttcaccaccaccatcatGGACACCATCATCCATCGCATCCTGGGGTGGGCAGTGCCCCAATTTCTGGAGGACCACCGCCCAGTCCATCATTTAGAAAACTATCAACAACTGGAAGCTCTGACAATGTTATATCAACTGCACCAGTTTCTGCTGCATCATCCACTGGTTCCCCGGCGTCTGTCGTGTCTAATATCCGCACTACAAGTACTCCTGGCAATTTAGGTGTAAGTCCTGCTACTGGAACTAGTACCTTAAATAATATGGGTGGTGGTAGTTCTAGTGTGGCAAGCGGCATGCTTGGTACTATAAATTTAGGCAACATTACGAGTACTGGTAATGTAAATGCTTTGTCTGGAACTAGCAGCAATGTTAATGTGAATATCTTGAGCGGTGTTGGCAATGGTACGAGTGCTTCCTCTAGTGTCATTAACAATGTTACTAATCCAACTGCAGGAATGGCAGTGGGATcaagccagcagcagcctgcatcTGGCACGTCAAGGTTTAGGGTTGTAAAATTAGATTCTAGTTCTGAACCTTTCAAAAAAGGTAGATGGACATGCACTGAATTCTATGATAAAGAAAACACTGTTGCAGTGTCAGAAGGAGTAGCAGTAAACAAAGCAGTAGAGACGATAAAACAAAACCCGCTTGAAGTGACTTCTGAAAGGGAGAGCACCAGTGGGAGTTCTGTTAGCAGCAATGTAAGCACACTGAGTCACTATACAGAAAGTGTGGGAAGTGGAGAAATAGGAGCACCTACTGTGGTACAGCAGCAAGCGTTTCAAGGTGTGGGTCCGCAGCAGATGGATTTTAGCAGTGCTGCTCCTCCGGCAATTCCAGCATCTAGTATACCACAGAGTGTTTCTCAATCACAGCTTGCACAAGTCCAGCTGCATTCTCAAGAAGTAAACTATCCACAGCAGAAGCCAGGGGTCCAACCTCCTGCGCAGGCCAGTCTAACCACTGTTACTGGGGTTCAGCCAGCCCCAGTTAATATACTAGGTGTATCCCCATCTCTGGGCCACCAGCAACCTGCCATTCAAAGTATGGCTCAACAGCAACTACCGTATTCTCAGCCAGCGCAGCCTGTGCAGACTTTGCCAGttgtacagcagcagcagttgcagtatggacaacagcagcagcagcagcaacaacagacAGTTCCTACGCAGATGGCTGCAGGTCACGTTAAGCCGGTGAACCAAAACTCTGTTACGGGGGCTATGCCAGACTACATTCAACATCAGCAGATCCTTCAGACTCCAGCTCCTGCCATGCAGCCCAGTTCTACGGGAGTAGGAGCAGGGCAACCGGTTCCCGTTGCCCAGGCACAGAGCATGCAGCCTTCAGTACAAGCACatccagctgctgccccagctcagcctgTCGCACATGCTCCAGCAGCGATACCAGGTGTAGGTACCAGTGGTCAAATGCTGAATGTTGGGCAGCAAGGAAGTGTAGCTGCTGTGGTGCAACCACCATCTGCTGCAAACCAAATTCCACCTCCAGTCATGCCGTCAACAGCTGCTCCTCCATCTTCACAAGTAGTGCAGCCTGTGCAGACAGGAATAATGCAGCAGGGATTACAGGCTAGCGCTTCAGGCCTTCCTCAGCAAATGGTCATTGCTCAGCAAAACACCTTGTTACCTGTACAGCCACAGGCACAAGGAGTGGAATCTGTAGTCCAAGGGATGActggccagcagctgcctgcagttaGCCCTATACCTTCTGCTAGTGCTGTTCCTGCACCAAGCCAAGCTGGTTCAGCTGTGCCTCCTGGCATACCTTCTGCTTCTATAGGTTTGGGACAGCCACAGAATATAGCACAAGCTTCGGCTGTGCAGAACGGGAATTTGGCTCAAAGTGTTAGTCAGCCTCCCTTGATATCAACAAGTATAGGTATGCCTGTGGCACAGAGTGTGCCACAGCAGATACCGCTAAGCTCTACCCAGTTCCCTGCACAATCACTAGCTCAGTCAGTTGTAAGCCAAATTGAAGATGGCAGACGCCCTACAGAACCTTCCTTAGTGGGTTTACCTCAAGCTGCCAGTGGCGAGAGTGGTGTTGGAGCATCAGCCGTTTCAGATGGTGGTAGCAGCAGCATGCCatcctctgcttccctctttccGCTGAAGGTGCTGCCATTGACAACGCCCCTCGTAGATGGTGAGGATGAGAG
- the TSC22D1 gene encoding TSC22 domain family protein 1 isoform X1, whose protein sequence is MHQPDSAADISARKMAHPAMFPRRGSSSSSGSSCVTAPTAPGTGVGSAALSAEDYQPPLLVQPPPPSPAASSSAGPQPTPPPPQSLNLLSQSQLQPQPLAQTGAQMKKKSGFQITSVTPAQISASMSSNNSIAEDTESYDDLDESHTEDLSSSEILDVSLSRATDLGEPERSSSEETLNNFQEAETPGAVSPNQPHLPQQHAPLPHHPQQSVVINGSVHPHHVHHHHHLHHHHHGHHHPSHPGVGSAPISGGPPPSPSFRKLSTTGSSDNVISTAPVSAASSTGSPASVVSNIRTTSTPGNLGVSPATGTSTLNNMGGGSSSVASGMLGTINLGNITSTGNVNALSGTSSNVNVNILSGVGNGTSASSSVINNVTNPTAGMAVGSSQQQPASGTSRFRVVKLDSSSEPFKKGRWTCTEFYDKENTVAVSEGVAVNKAVETIKQNPLEVTSERESTSGSSVSSNVSTLSHYTESVGSGEIGAPTVVQQQAFQGVGPQQMDFSSAAPPAIPASSIPQSVSQSQLAQVQLHSQEVNYPQQKPGVQPPAQASLTTVTGVQPAPVNILGVSPSLGHQQPAIQSMAQQQLPYSQPAQPVQTLPVVQQQQLQYGQQQQQQQQQTVPTQMAAGHVKPVNQNSVTGAMPDYIQHQQILQTPAPAMQPSSTGVGAGQPVPVAQAQSMQPSVQAHPAAAPAQPVAHAPAAIPGVGTSGQMLNVGQQGSVAAVVQPPSAANQIPPPVMPSTAAPPSSQVVQPVQTGIMQQGLQASASGLPQQMVIAQQNTLLPVQPQAQGVESVVQGMTGQQLPAVSPIPSASAVPAPSQAGSAVPPGIPSASIGLGQPQNIAQASAVQNGNLAQSVSQPPLISTSIGMPVAQSVPQQIPLSSTQFPAQSLAQSVVSQIEDGRRPTEPSLVGLPQAASGESGVGASAVSDGGSSSMPSSASLFPLKVLPLTTPLVDGEDESSSGASVVAIDNKIEQAMDLVKSHLMYAVREEVEVLKEQIKELIEKNSQLEQENTLLKTLASPEQLAQFQAQLQTGSPPSSSQSQGTTQQPAQPASQGSGPSA, encoded by the coding sequence ATGCACCAGCCTGACTCAGCCGCAGACATTAGTGCTAGGAAGATGGCGCACCCGGCAATGTTTCCTAGAAGgggcagcagcagtagcagcggcagcagctgcgTTACTGCTCCCACTGCACCAGGTACCGGCGTTGGGAGCGCTGCCCTCTCCGCCGAGGATTATCAGCCGCCTTTGCTGGTCCAGCCGCCgcctccatctcctgcagcatcTTCATCGGCGGGTCCACAGCCGACACCCCCTCCTCCACAAAGCCTGAACCTCCTCTCGCAGTCTCAGCTCCAGCCACAGCCTCTTGCACAGACTGGAgctcaaatgaaaaagaaaagtggcTTCCAAATTACCAGTGTGACCCCTGCTCAAATATCAGCTAGCATGAGCTCTAATAACAGCATAGCTGAGGATACAGAAAGCTACGATGACCTGGATGAGTCCCACACTGAAGACCTGTCGTCTTCAGAAATCTTGGATGTTTCTTTATCCAGGGCCACTGACTTGGGAGAACCTGAGAGGAGCTCCTCTGAAGAGACTTTAAATAACTTCCAAGAGGCAGAGACTCCTGGGGCTGTTTCTCCAAACCAGCCTCATCTTCCTCAGCAGCACGCTCCTCTGCCTCATCACCCACAGCAGAGTGTTGTGATCAACGGAAGTGTTCACCCCCATCATgttcatcaccaccaccatcttcaccaccaccatcatGGACACCATCATCCATCGCATCCTGGGGTGGGCAGTGCCCCAATTTCTGGAGGACCACCGCCCAGTCCATCATTTAGAAAACTATCAACAACTGGAAGCTCTGACAATGTTATATCAACTGCACCAGTTTCTGCTGCATCATCCACTGGTTCCCCGGCGTCTGTCGTGTCTAATATCCGCACTACAAGTACTCCTGGCAATTTAGGTGTAAGTCCTGCTACTGGAACTAGTACCTTAAATAATATGGGTGGTGGTAGTTCTAGTGTGGCAAGCGGCATGCTTGGTACTATAAATTTAGGCAACATTACGAGTACTGGTAATGTAAATGCTTTGTCTGGAACTAGCAGCAATGTTAATGTGAATATCTTGAGCGGTGTTGGCAATGGTACGAGTGCTTCCTCTAGTGTCATTAACAATGTTACTAATCCAACTGCAGGAATGGCAGTGGGATcaagccagcagcagcctgcatcTGGCACGTCAAGGTTTAGGGTTGTAAAATTAGATTCTAGTTCTGAACCTTTCAAAAAAGGTAGATGGACATGCACTGAATTCTATGATAAAGAAAACACTGTTGCAGTGTCAGAAGGAGTAGCAGTAAACAAAGCAGTAGAGACGATAAAACAAAACCCGCTTGAAGTGACTTCTGAAAGGGAGAGCACCAGTGGGAGTTCTGTTAGCAGCAATGTAAGCACACTGAGTCACTATACAGAAAGTGTGGGAAGTGGAGAAATAGGAGCACCTACTGTGGTACAGCAGCAAGCGTTTCAAGGTGTGGGTCCGCAGCAGATGGATTTTAGCAGTGCTGCTCCTCCGGCAATTCCAGCATCTAGTATACCACAGAGTGTTTCTCAATCACAGCTTGCACAAGTCCAGCTGCATTCTCAAGAAGTAAACTATCCACAGCAGAAGCCAGGGGTCCAACCTCCTGCGCAGGCCAGTCTAACCACTGTTACTGGGGTTCAGCCAGCCCCAGTTAATATACTAGGTGTATCCCCATCTCTGGGCCACCAGCAACCTGCCATTCAAAGTATGGCTCAACAGCAACTACCGTATTCTCAGCCAGCGCAGCCTGTGCAGACTTTGCCAGttgtacagcagcagcagttgcagtatggacaacagcagcagcagcagcaacaacagacAGTTCCTACGCAGATGGCTGCAGGTCACGTTAAGCCGGTGAACCAAAACTCTGTTACGGGGGCTATGCCAGACTACATTCAACATCAGCAGATCCTTCAGACTCCAGCTCCTGCCATGCAGCCCAGTTCTACGGGAGTAGGAGCAGGGCAACCGGTTCCCGTTGCCCAGGCACAGAGCATGCAGCCTTCAGTACAAGCACatccagctgctgccccagctcagcctgTCGCACATGCTCCAGCAGCGATACCAGGTGTAGGTACCAGTGGTCAAATGCTGAATGTTGGGCAGCAAGGAAGTGTAGCTGCTGTGGTGCAACCACCATCTGCTGCAAACCAAATTCCACCTCCAGTCATGCCGTCAACAGCTGCTCCTCCATCTTCACAAGTAGTGCAGCCTGTGCAGACAGGAATAATGCAGCAGGGATTACAGGCTAGCGCTTCAGGCCTTCCTCAGCAAATGGTCATTGCTCAGCAAAACACCTTGTTACCTGTACAGCCACAGGCACAAGGAGTGGAATCTGTAGTCCAAGGGATGActggccagcagctgcctgcagttaGCCCTATACCTTCTGCTAGTGCTGTTCCTGCACCAAGCCAAGCTGGTTCAGCTGTGCCTCCTGGCATACCTTCTGCTTCTATAGGTTTGGGACAGCCACAGAATATAGCACAAGCTTCGGCTGTGCAGAACGGGAATTTGGCTCAAAGTGTTAGTCAGCCTCCCTTGATATCAACAAGTATAGGTATGCCTGTGGCACAGAGTGTGCCACAGCAGATACCGCTAAGCTCTACCCAGTTCCCTGCACAATCACTAGCTCAGTCAGTTGTAAGCCAAATTGAAGATGGCAGACGCCCTACAGAACCTTCCTTAGTGGGTTTACCTCAAGCTGCCAGTGGCGAGAGTGGTGTTGGAGCATCAGCCGTTTCAGATGGTGGTAGCAGCAGCATGCCatcctctgcttccctctttccGCTGAAGGTGCTGCCATTGACAACGCCCCTCGTAGATGGTGAGGATGAGAG